From Hylaeus volcanicus isolate JK05 chromosome 2, UHH_iyHylVolc1.0_haploid, whole genome shotgun sequence, the proteins below share one genomic window:
- the LOC128872991 gene encoding uncharacterized protein LOC128872991 yields the protein MPACTSENISKRWSSSPPISRSSSVSPLGPSTPLSTSPPLVSPISTLKRSMSNISNASNPLDGSPSSNSSDAPTVIFSPRRRHQHQHQRPATSCQAPGQTGSTQGQNHNRNDSLLVRILTAYIGFLFGIVQGVVSVISYAIWAPALWASVWVYMIWVIFQLPLTALKWFITVLHTPASERARNKRCVLISGGSTVQAVHLARNFYKAGARVVICELEGLFGLAKFSTACSKFYTIPKPGPGNVIEYITALRDIVQKEKAAYYIPVSATNTAYYDALAKTYLEVMGCQCFVPGASEVAALDDTLELLRRCRALGLATPSHTVLRSAQDVARLYEQNALSGPGRYLLLPAGPAGMRDRTEVVLPPTVREFLNQQHEISESKPWAVIRDPNGKHYVTCTTVKESRIVANVTCLVDEERGLIPEERPEVARWLERFFSRTFGSRINGHLSFRLVVSEGELVPIGCRVGVSLPYICHTGIHPRLVWKPCRHFSRQNSGILSTTERHTLPDVMANLVKRQTETEPHLLGTVLDKREALFTYWDPLPYCAYYHLQLPFRRLAGMIRAQPAQHNPPLAVVQ from the coding sequence ATGCCAGCCTGCACCAGCGAGAACATCTCCAAGCGGTGGTCCTCGAGCCCTCCTATCTCTAGGAGCAGCAGCGTGTCGCCGTTGGGCCCTAGCACGCCTCTCTCGACGTCTCCGCCTCTGGTTTCGCCGATCTCGACTCTGAAACGCTCGATGTCCAACATCTCGAACGCTTCGAATCCTCTGGATGGTTCCCCGTCGTCGAACAGCTCGGACGCGCCAACGGTGATATTCTCGCCTCGTCGCCGTCATCAGCACCAACATCAAAGGCCGGCGACGAGCTGCCAAGCTCCGGGCCAGACGGGATCGACACAGGGACAGAATCACAATCGAAACGACTCGTTGCTGGTGAGGATACTGACCGCGTACATCGGGTTCCTGTTCGGGATCGTGCAGGGTGTCGTCAGCGTGATCAGTTACGCGATATGGGCGCCAGCTCTATGGGCTTCCGTCTGGGTGTACATGATCTGGGTGATATTCCAGCTGCCCCTTACCGCCCTCAAGTGGTTCATCACCGTTCTCCATACCCCGGCCTCGGAGAGGGCTCGAAACAAACGGTGCGTGTTGATCAGCGGCGGTAGCACCGTGCAAGCGGTCCACCTGGCCAGGAACTTCTACAAGGCGGGCGCCAGGGTGGTGATCTGCGAGCTGGAGGGTCTGTTCGGGCTGGCCAAGTTCTCCACGGCGTGCTCCAAGTTCTACACGATACCGAAACCGGGCCCTGGGAACGTGATCGAGTACATCACGGCGTTGCGCGACATCGTCCAGAAGGAGAAGGCTGCCTACTACATTCCCGTAAGCGCGACCAACACGGCCTACTACGACGCGTTGGCGAAGACTTACCTAGAGGTAATGGGTTGTCAGTGTTTCGTGCCGGGTGCCAGTGAGGTGGCAGCTCTGGACGACACCCTGGAGTTGCTGAGAAGATGTCGCGCTCTGGGTCTAGCTACCCCGAGTCACACAGTGCTCCGCTCGGCCCAGGACGTCGCGAGACTCTACGAGCAGAACGCGTTGAGCGGACCCGGCAGGTACCTGTTGCTGCCCGCCGGGCCAGCTGGGATGAGGGACAGGACCGAGGTGGTCCTGCCCCCCACCGTCAGGGAGTTTCTGAACCAGCAGCACGAGATCAGCGAAAGTAAGCCGTGGGCTGTGATACGGGATCCGAACGGTAAACATTACGTTACCTGCACCACGGTGAAGGAGTCGAGGATCGTGGCGAACGTCACCTGCCTCGTGGACGAGGAGCGAGGGTTGATTCCAGAGGAACGACCCGAAGTGGCCCGATGGCTGGAGAGGTTCTTCAGCCGCACCTTCGGCTCGAGGATCAACGGCCATCTCAGCTTCAGGCTGGTCGTTTCGGAGGGCGAGCTGGTGCCTATCGGGTGCCGCGTGGGCGTCAGCCTCCCTTACATATGCCACACGGGCATTCACCCTCGGCTGGTGTGGAAACCGTGCAGACACTTCTCCAGACAAAACTCCGGGATCCTGTCGACCACCGAAAGACACACGCTGCCGGACGTGATGGCCAATCTGGTGAAACGGCAGACAGAGACGGAGCCTCATCTCCTGGGCACGGTGCTCGATAAACGGGAGGCTCTGTTCACCTATTGGGACCCGTTGCCCTACTGCGCCTACTATCATCTTCAGCTACCCTTCAGGCGCCTGGCGGGCATGATCAGGGCCCAGCCTGCTCAGCACAATCCACCCTTGGCGGTAGTGCAATAA
- the LOC128872995 gene encoding UDP-xylose and UDP-N-acetylglucosamine transporter, protein MRATIAILGVFLGCCSNVVFLELLVKEDPGSGNLITFAQFLFIAIEGFLFTSKCGTAKPHIGIKDYFVLVTMFFVANVCNNYAFDFNIPMPLHMIFRAGSLIANMIMGIVILKKQYAFSKFLSVFMITFGIAICTIVSGKEIKSLRAKNAEQVPTTPWDDFFWWILGISLLTIALFVSARMGIYQEVLHKKYGKNPREALYYTHLLPMPFFLTLAPNIWEHFSYALASEPLQLSLINLHVPKLIVYLIGNILTQYVCISSVYALTAECTSLTVTLVITLRKFVSLIFSIVYFQNPFTVYHWVGTLLVFVGTVIFTEILPKISDSLQPKEKKKVQ, encoded by the exons atgcgTGCAACTATTGCAATTTTGGGCGTCTTCCTCGGCTGTTGCAGCAACGTTGTTTTCCTGGAGCTTCTTGTCAA AGAAGATCCTGGTAGTGGGAACCTTATAACGTTTGCACAGTTTCTATTTATAGCAATAGAAGGATTCTTATTTACCTCAAAATGTGGAACTGCGAAGCCCCATATAGGAATAAAGGACTACTTTGTATTGGTAACAATGTTCTTTGTTGCAAATGTTTGTAACAATTATGCATTTGATTTTAACATACCTATGCCATTGCATATGATATTCAGAGCT gGTTCTTTGATAGCTAATATGATTATGGGTAtcgttattttaaagaaacaatatgCATTTAGTAAGTTTTTATCTGTGTTTATGATTACCTTTGGTATCGCTATTTGTACAATTGTTAGTGGCAAGGAAATCAAATCTTTGCGAGCTAAGAATGCAGAACAAGTACCTACTACCCCGTGGGATGACTTCTTTTGGTGGATATTGGGTATTTCATTGTTAACAATTGCGTTATTCGTTTCTGCTAGAATGGGTATTTATCAAGAAGTATTGCAcaaaaagtatgggaaaaatCCAAGAGAGGCACTATACTATACG CATCTATTGCCAATGCCATTTTTTCTTACGCTAGCTCCTAATATATGGGAACATTTTTCGTATGCACTTGCATCAGAACCATTGCAACTGTCTCTGATCAATTTACATGTgccaaaattaattgtataccTTATAGGAAACATTCTCACACA atACGTCTGTATTAGTTCTGTCTATGCATTGACAGCAGAATGCACATCGCTCACAGTAACTTTAGTAATAACCTTACGAAAGTTCgtgtctttaattttttctatagTATACTTTCAAAATCCGTTTACCGTGTACCATTGGGTTGGTACACTTCTAGTCTTTGTGGGAACAGtgatatttacagaaatattaccAAAGATTTCAGATAGCTTGCAACctaaagagaagaagaaagtgCAATAA
- the LOC128884851 gene encoding uncharacterized protein LOC128884851, with translation MVLVVFLLVLGFLVSTGQNDDDQCQRRTDEQLIWEYDVRRSYRIGGYQEVEAEYGPTNATITCIGVDPVSDENNGAMWVTSGGIGHNFIKIKFRSKYSRGLRYRVYVYGKPH, from the exons ATGGTCCTGGTGGTGTTTCTCCTCGTGTTGGGGTTCCTCGTCTCGACCGGCCAGAACGACGACGACCAATGCCAGCGGAGGACCGACGAGCAACTTATCTGGGAGTACGACGTTCGAAGATCGTACAGGATCGGCGGTTACCAA GAAGTCGAGGCGGAGTACGGGCCAACGAACGCGACCATCACGTGCATAGGTGTCGATCCCGTGTCCGATGAAAACAACGGCGCCATGTGGGTGACTTCCGGTGGGATAGGCCACAACTTCATCAAGATCAAATTCAGGTCCAAGTACTCCAGAGGCCTTCGTTACAGAGTCTACGTCTACGGGAAACCGCACTGA